The Bombus vancouverensis nearcticus chromosome 3, iyBomVanc1_principal, whole genome shotgun sequence genomic sequence TAGCTTTCTATGTGTCTATATCTAGAAAAATTCGCCGCTACTCCAGCTTCCATCTTCGTGTTTTGAGATTTACAAAGTTTCCTGTAGAATTGCATCTAACATGTACCTTCAGCGGCTTCATACACAACAACAATCGTTACACACAGCACTACGCTTCAGCTGttcttctctctgtttctctattattatagaaataccAGAAAGTAATTTCCTTCTCTGCGACATATATCTTCTGAGCTACCTCTCCTAACTTCTTATGGAAATTTTCTTTGTATTAACGTTGCTTAAAATATCGTACTCGACGATAGCAAACCACATGCAGATTAATTCAACGAAATACTGAAGGACTTTCCTAAGGAGGAAAATACAAAAGTTAATACTCAGACGTCAAAAACTTGCgaaaaatagtgaaaaatattcaatttcctacatacaatttcttaataaaatacaaaccgatGTTCCTAGTATCCCTATAAATAGATATAATTTATGTATGTAAATGTCTTGTCAGAGTACCGTTCCAGCCTGAACATCGATACCAAACGATTTACGTGTGACTTCAACTTCTGAAAACTAACTCTTGAAATGAAGAGATTTTGGTCGGTATGACGCGCGAGGGTATTGGTCCCATCACTATCGGCGATGATCGGCAAGCACACGGCAGGCGGTCGGCTTCTTTCCCGCAGCTTCTTCACAGGGCGACTCTCGATCCATGTTTCATGAGGCTCCTCGTGCTCGAACTAGAGAGAGGGCCGGCCACGTACAGGCACTTACAAGCCGAGGGAGGCAGGCCGGTGTTCTGAATCACTGGTACTTAGGCGATTCTTTGTGATCGATGCACTCGCGACACCACGGCGCCACCCTTACCTTTTTCTTTTCGCGATTATTATTGTCTTTATCCACCGAGAGTGAGAAAGCTCGTTACGGATGTTGTACGAGTGTTCCTGGTCGAAATTGCTCGCTGCATTTCCGATATCATGAAGTCAATAAAGGAGGTATAAGGAGATCCTCTTAGTAGTAGGACAAGACGATGCTAATATTCAACAGAATGAGAACTCCTGTTGGAAGTTGGAGATTTTTCTGACGTATCGTAATGATTTTCATAATCCAAATTATTCACGTTTCTTAGATTAACGTTACGCTCTTCGTATTCGTCATTTGTCATTTTTATTGAAGATCGTATAGATTTACGACTCGCTCTTTGTAAAATGATACTTGTACGGAAATGAAACTTGTATTTTACCGTTGCATCGTTAAACTGAAAGATATACTTCTTCGTGACAAATTGAATATAAAGTCGAATATAAATTGATTAACAAATTTCTTGAAACGATTGTCATTTTGACCGCTTGTTTCTAGCATTaggaattattaatataatatatataaagtgTAGTATAAACCTAAGTATCGTAAGTATAAACAGACATGTTTCTCTTTGAACACGAATGTGTAAATCAACATAGTACGTCGTATCTTTAAAAAAGATATTCCACCTAAAGAATCAACGATAGTTTCCAGCGCATCTAAACTTCATccgaaaagaaggaaaaacgaACGACACATCGAAACCTAGAGCAACCACATTtatataatgtattttattttgagaagcgacatttcattttcaccaaagcattttctcttttcctcgagCCGACAAAGGGATGAGTCGGGTTGTCTACAAGCCCCAGGTACCCGGGTTAAACGAAAAATTCGCGCACGAAACGTGCGTGCACGGTTGCAATGGCCACGATGAATAATGGACAGGCGGAACATTTGAGGCAGGGATGTCGTGCAGGCCGAATTCGTAGAAGAGCATCGTCTCATACACGCGTCTACTGCGAAATACAGGTGCGTACGAGCAATATAATCCCGAGGATTTCAGGGAATCATCGACGAATTCGACGAAGCCTCCTTTGCGGTGGATGGCGAGAGGGTGTGCGTGACTTATGTTCGCCACTTGTCCCAAACGTGCGTTTGCGAAACGATCACCGATTTCTGATCGTTTGTCTCGCCCGATCGCCCATCGATCTACGCAAAGAACAGCTGAAAGTACATCTCTTGTTATCGCCCACTGAGTTCTCGGTAATCCAGATGAAATTACTCGAgattttgcaattttctttATGATCCTGTTTCTATGTAGCATAATTTAACAGGAaataatttctttgttttgtctcgtgaaaatattgaattattattattattaattgttagAATTTTAATTGAGATATTTGTTTGAGTAGTATAGTAGTAGAGTAGTATAATTTGCGATATGTTGACATATAATTTTATAGTTCAATACGTTTGCTATGTTTAGTCAGACAGTATGACTGGAGCCAGCATTCTTTTAAATCTAATTTACCATGATGTTTCCAACAATGTGAACAAGATTTACCTCACGATACCTTTTCCGATATAAAAAGTACGCTTTAAACTTCCGGGACGTCGATATACGAGGCAAAATTAGTCTAAAtgtgtaatatataaaaaataccgccaatatttaaaaaacttaCTAGAAACGCATTAATAAACTCGTGTTTATACGCGAATATCGGTTCTTCCTAGTATATCATTTAAGTTCCGGAGGAAACGAGACGGGACGAACATCGGTATCGCATCGCGTAAAACGAGGATGAAAAATTCGTCTGACAGGAAGCCGATGATGCGTTGTTACAGCTGGCATATTCTTCGATCCTCGATACAACGTTCCGCGATGAGAGAAATTTAAACGAAACATGGAATGGGGTCAGGAACTGATGTTTGTGTAAACGCGGGGTTGGGCTTCCCCAAGTGGAAACTCGCATTAATCCATAGCTCGCTACTCACTTGATATGTACTACGTTTTTTTTTCCTCCTGCCGAGTTTTCTCCGTCGCTTTTCCgccacccccttttcgcttcaTTTCTCTTTCGAACGTGCTATAACATCCTGCTACCTACTGCGCTGCGGTGGCATACGACTGAACAAACTGCTGCACAATCCGGCTGATACCGCGAGAAATCTCTGTATTTGTGTGCATGACAGCTTCGAAATTACTTGAATAATACATCTCATTTGGTGTATCTTTCTCTCCTCCTCTGCCTGTCGCTGAATTGCATTTTGTCTTTTTCTGAATTGGATCGAGTCTAATGCTTGCTATCGATATAGTTTtagttatattaaaattttgagaAACTTAGTGCGGGGAATTCCTAAGTTTCAATATCTTAACGATTCTTTTTTGTTTCGTGTCTGTATACCGTAGATTAAATCTAATGTAAAGTTAAAATGGAAATGTGGCGTCACCTGGTATGTGAGGAGATAAAATCGTTTAACCTCTTTGCTAAGATTGTGATCCTTTCTATCTTTAAATTTAACGGTGAAACATCTTAACAAGGCTtgtaattaaattgaaatgtacaaGAAGCTTGTTCTTAAAAGTGAGCAAAATGTACGCGCTTTATCTTATCTTTAAGCGTTGATCTAAGGAAAGAGCTACGTAATAGATACATCATCCAATCCCTTTATCATTTTAATTCCGCCCTAAATCCTCCTTACATTTCAGTTTCCCAACACATCATTCCCAATGTTACCGATTCAGTGTAGGAGAAGATTGTAAATGGTTTAATTCAAACCACTGACCAGGTACAACAGTTCTATACTTCGTCTATGATTCAAACCATGTATTGTGAAAAACGTAAGAAGTTATTATtatcaacaatttattaatattatatcattatactaTTAATAATAACTGTTAGTAAcaatataatattatgtaataagTTTTAATTCGCGATTTCAAGTTTCGAGACTTGTCTGTACTATAACAGTATTATTTCCTGCAGTACCGACCGTCGACCTTACTGCATGCAGTTCGACTATAACCACTGTATCGGATACGCGTTCGAGTTTAAACAGGGGAACAAagatgcatgcgactcaccattAGATGCAGATGTGATTCAGAGAACTTTGTCATCGATGCTGTAATAACTCAGAAAAAGTCAACATCGAGGCCGTCATCAAAGAGTATCATCGTTAAAGGAAACTAGGAAATCTGTAAtagaatgtgaaatattataatttattcttaaAAACATAGTACTTCATATAGAAAGTTTCAGATAATGAATgagattgaaattttaataataataagaattttataaaattgaaagttcattattttagatattattttagtaaaaaaattaatatttttaatttttcaaattaattatcaTTGAAACAAAATATGAAGAATAGACTTACATTTTTAGCCTTTTGTAACGGCATTAGGTCTTGCCAAGATTATAGACAGGAGTGAAGATCGTGTGAATAATCTATAATAAAACGTGAAATGATTTATATCTTGTATATTGTTCTTATAAATAGTATTATGATTTAAAAAGcttgatataacgaaatagaacTTTGTTGAATTTAGATCAAAatgataaaagatataaataaatttataagatTAAAaccaattacaaaataaaatttaaattacaaattttactccaagaagttataatatataaactaCCATGGTTTGGGGATGTCTTGATACCACGATCTTCGATAACGAATAACACTCCTCACCGTACATccatctatttttttttttttggctgCAAATGTCTTACCATCTACAGAATACATTACGGCTATCAGTAGACCGTCAGAAGTTCTAACAACACAATCAAATATATGTTTGCCAACTTTTACAAATATAACAAATGATAAACTTTTTAAATGCAATTTAACGAACTTTAGTGCCTCAATTCCATTTCAATTTACGCCATTTTAGATTGTAGAGGGCGCATTGATACCTctaattttttatacatttcgGGACATGGGACGCAAAGTCTCATAAGGTAATAATAGAATAAGTACTACGGTAAAAGAGAATAAGTACTTTCCAGCGTGACGCAATGTGGCGCGCATAACGTGATCAAGGCAGCACAATCGATTTAGTGATAGCGACTCTGTCTACTATAGGTTTTCCTAACCTCAAAGTAACGTATGAGCTGTGCGCGTAACGGAAAAATTAGAGTATTAAAATCAAACACAGGAGAAAGGAGATGGGCGATGCCGAACTTCaggaagaggaaagagaagTTCTTCTTTCGATATATGAAGGAGATTTGGCTTTTAAACAGTTGACACCTACTACGTTTCAATACAAGGTTTGCTCTTTCCAAAAATTGTGAAATATAATCACGATTGTACTCttaaatcataaaatataattctaatttctaattttaaaataaatcagTATCGATAACGAGTAGATCGtgtttattcaaattttatgaCTTCTAAGTTATAATCCTtacatattgtataacattGACTTTATATATAGTATGGAGAGGACAATGATATGAAATCATTTCTATTGGAAATTTCATGGGGCACAACATATCCATCAGAGAGGCCTACCATTAACATGAACACATTTTATAACAAGCACATGTAAGTGAAACCATGTTGTTCACTGACTATTCTTGCAGTCTGTTGCTTTTATTAAAGGTGAATGATTGGAATACAGTGTGCAAGAAGTAAAAGACAAGGTGCTGCAGCATTTGGAAGCAGAGGCGAATCAGTGGCTAGGAAGTGCTATGACTTATACGTTATTTCAATATGTACAAGAACATTATACTGAGTTGATCTCAGCACAACCAGACTCTGTAGTTGATCTAAACTTACAAACCAACCAGCTTAAGATAACAGATGAAAATCAACAGGTAAGAATTAGTTATGTTAAACTATAaatttgtttgatatatatGAAAGAGGACCAATTTCTTATGCAAAGTTGGAGGAAACAACAAAAAAGCCAAAGAAGGAACATTTAACTAAAGCTCAGAAGCGTAGACAATGGAATAAGGCAGATGGAAAAGGAGAAAGGCCACGAGGATGGGACTGGGTGGATATAGTAAAACATTTATCACAGACTGGCCCTAAACAGGAACAAGAGTCTTAGTTCAACttcattgaaatatttgtacaggTTAAAggcttgttatatttttataaattattggaaatAAACTGGTTTCCATATCAGTTTTACTATAATATATCACCTGTGataaaaatttgtaagaaaatatttataaataattttctcatTGCCAACAGATAGTTACAAGATATGCAAATAAAATTActtaaataattaacaattataaaattttatcgaGGTAAATAATATGGAAGGAACGATATTTTAATTTCCGATGTCCTTGCACTTCTTTTTTACCATTTTACGATTTTTTACAAAAATCTCCAACCTGCTACTGGTAATAGGTTTGTTTCTGTCATCCAgcctaaaaaataaaacaatatttatatgaataaaAAGAATACAAAACTTCTATCACATAACAATAGAATTATTTACCTTTACTTTCAAGGTCACTAATAAAGGCTTTGTATTCGCCCGAGATCAATAAATTCGTAGCGTAAATGCTCTCTATGGCTTTCGATGATTGTATGCGATTATTTGTATTAGAGTACCTTTTATTAAGTACATAAAGTCGCATTAAAGGATACGACAGATCGCTCACTTCGGGTTTTACGAAAACATCCTGGAGAAACGTAATACTTCAAAATATAAGcattaaaattcatttatatgATTTACTTACAAGTGGCACTTTTAAAGACATACAAATAAACAAGCCGCAAAGGCAAGCATGGAAATATGCTTCCAAGACATCATAAGGCTGCGCGTCTTTTTTaagacatataaaaatagttttgtTTTGTACATCAATAGAAATCAAGTATTTTCTATCTAAGAAAAGCTTCAATGCAAGCTCGGTATCACTTGTTAAAATTATATCCTCTTTTATAAGAGCCGCGAGGGAAACACCTATTTTGATATTGAATCCACATATGCTCATTGCTGCAAAGATATAATTAAAGAGCAACAACATGTAGTAACTTAATGCTTGAAAGTAAAATACAACATCCTTACTCGGTTTTGTTAATAATAGCACTGATTCCTTTTTGTTAACTTCTTCGGGTTTTGGAATGACTTCATTCGAAATATAACTTTTTACTATTAAAGCTAAGCGATCTTCGTTTAAAGAATTTAAGCATAATGCTTTTACAGCCATGTAATTTGCATATAGATGTATCATCACGAGGAAGAGATACAGTTCCATTATGTATCTACATACAGATTATAATACCATTGGTACATCGATAATATCGTTAGCACGCTTTTTAACAGAATTAAATTCACTTATTACGAAAACAATagatatatgtaattaaatatttaccgTCCATTGTGAAAAATTGAAAGTATTAGAATACCAACAAAGGATGCTATTAAATTTACGCATGTTTCTTGACTTCCGTCTTTAGCAGATACATCTGCCAAATTATTTTGTAATGCCTGTAATGCaaattaatatgttataactaaTAAAATCAAATCTGTTTTAGGCCTTTTGTACCTGATGCTGTGTAAGCGCTGCCCTTGTTGCCCCACCAGCAACACCAACAATCGATTTCATCGCCGTTGAAATGCACAATATTCCAAGTGAATAGGAAGAAAAATAGGGTAAGAATAATTCTAATCCCATTGCTAAATCATTAAGAATATCAGCAAAAAGCCTCCATTTTTTACATTGTCCATCTAAATCTGTCCTAATGAATGAAAGATAATTGCTGCTTTTGTAGAGATTAATTAGAAGTATTGTATTCCTATATATGATTTTATTTACCCATTCCACCATGCAAACACAATACGACCAATCATTCCAGTCCCATCTTTTAATATCCATGTTATAGCTGCTGCTAGTGGAGTAGCTGCCGCTTCACCTACACCTACCCCTTGCATGATAGAATGTGTTGTAAGTGTACCCATTATGGTACTTGCAAATGCCTATAACAAATAAAAGAGTAGTGATAATGGTGTAATTTCGTTCGTGAACAGTAGTTTCactcataaaatataaataacgttTGCAGCTTTCTATGCAAACTAACCTGAACTGTATCCCATATTTGATAAGGAGTGTAATCAGGGTGAACGCTATCGGGATATCCTTGAGGTAAAAATACCTCTTTTACAATCGATATGAAACCAGAATAAAAAGACTTCGTTCTAGTTGTATCTGATAACAGTTCGGTTATCGATTGCTCGTCTGTAGACCAAAACGAACGATaggttaggtaaactaacagtgATGTTTGTCATGTCAGAATACAGTTACCTTTTGATTTGACGAAAAACCTATCCTTCTCACCCCCGTAGGCCTCGCTGAATAGTAATCGTTCATGCATCTTGAAGTGCACCGAGATTACGTTGGTTTGATTTGAATGCACCGTGTGAAAACATATGCACTTTTATTAACGATCATAGTAGCTGTTACATCCTCTACGGGCGATTACACTATAAATGCGACAAAATTCCCTAATATTCTACTCAGAAGATTTCATAATCGAATGTTTTTGAAAAAAAGCTTCCGTAATGTGTAAAAATGTACAAAGAAGACAACAAAAAtacagttttcttttttttttttaccaatcAATATTATGCCTTAATctgaaaatgatattaaaatgaaaaatcttcTGTTTCATTATTcgaacattttttatatttcacttttgcaattttttcgaGACATTCATATCTGGTAAAATTATAGAAACGTCTTCGATTATTCCATTCAATTCGTTTATACAGGCATCCAATCTTCTTTTTACATTCATTGCATCAAATTTTACGTTCTTGTATAAATTAATCTTTTGCATTTTGTTGTGGAAGTCGGAAATTAGGTAGTTCCCACGAATTTCTGCACCACCACTCATTCGACTTGTCATCGAGTGTTTGAATGATTCACGTTCATCTTCCGTACTTTCTGGTAGGTCCCCTTTATATTCGGTCAGTTCGTTTTCCATCATTTTGATTTCTTGCGATGTTTCCTTTTTAggttcatttttaattaatttactcaTCTGACGGCCTTTTCCTCGAACTGCGTTGTCTTCGCCATGTGCGTAAGTGTCTAATTGGAAAA encodes the following:
- the LOC117153792 gene encoding RWD domain-containing protein 4, which encodes MGDAELQEEEREVLLSIYEGDLAFKQLTPTTFQYKYGEDNDMKSFLLEISWGTTYPSERPTINMNTFYNKHIVQEVKDKVLQHLEAEANQWLGSAMTYTLFQYVQEHYTELISAQPDSVVDLNLQTNQLKITDENQQLEETTKKPKKEHLTKAQKRRQWNKADGKGERPRGWDWVDIVKHLSQTGPKQEQES
- the LOC117153790 gene encoding RUS family member 1 translates to MHERLLFSEAYGGEKDRFFVKSKDEQSITELLSDTTRTKSFYSGFISIVKEVFLPQGYPDSVHPDYTPYQIWDTVQAFASTIMGTLTTHSIMQGVGVGEAAATPLAAAITWILKDGTGMIGRIVFAWWNGTDLDGQCKKWRLFADILNDLAMGLELFLPYFSSYSLGILCISTAMKSIVGVAGGATRAALTQHQALQNNLADVSAKDGSQETCVNLIASFVGILILSIFHNGRYIMELYLFLVMIHLYANYMAVKALCLNSLNEDRLALIVKSYISNEVIPKPEEVNKKESVLLLTKPTMSICGFNIKIGVSLAALIKEDIILTSDTELALKLFLDRKYLISIDVQNKTIFICLKKDAQPYDVLEAYFHACLCGLFICMSLKVPLDVFVKPEVSDLSYPLMRLYVLNKRYSNTNNRIQSSKAIESIYATNLLISGEYKAFISDLESKGWMTETNLLPVAGWRFL